The following is a genomic window from Lactococcus carnosus.
CATGGGCTTCACAAAAGAATTTAATGCGCGTACAGCTGACCAAGCTGGTATGATCATCCCAGTTGTTATCTCAGTATACGAAGATAAATCATTTACTTTCGTTACTAAAACACCTCCTGCAGCTATTTTACTTAAAAAAGCAGCAGGCGTTGAAAAAGGTTCTGGTACACCAAACACTGTTAAAGTGGCAACTGTTACCAAAGCACAAGTACAACAAATCGCTGAAACAAAAATGGAAGACCTTAACGCGTCATCTGTCGAATCTGCAATGCGCATGATCGAAGGAACAGCACGTTCTATGGGATTCACTGTCGAAGGTTAATTTTTATTGCTAGCGTTAGGTAAACCTATTGTTTTGTTTGACTGACCAGCTTAAAAATGACATGTTCAGATTTAGGTCTGAATACTTAAAAACCACCCAATCGACATAGATGAAGCGGTGGAAGGTTGCTTGCAACCGTTAATACCACAAGGAGAAAGAATAATGGCTAAAAAAAGCAAACAATTGCGTGCTGCTTTAGAAAAAGTAGAAGCAACAAAAGTATATACAGCTGAAGAAGCAATCGCGTTAGCACAAGAAACTAACTTTGCTAAATTCGACGCAACAGTTGAGGTTGCTTACAACCTTAACATCGACGTTAAAAAAGCTGACCAACAAATCCGTGGCGCAATGGTATTGCCTAACGGAACTGGTAAAACAGCTAAAGTTTTAGTTTTTGCTAAAGGCGAAAAAGCTGAAGAAGCTAAAGCTGCTGGTGCTGACTATGTTGGCGAAATGGAATACGTTGAAAAAATCAACGGTGGTTGGTTTGACTTTGACGTTGTAGTTGCAACGCCAGACATGATGGCTGTTGTAGGTCGTCTTGGTCGTGTTCTTGGACCTCGTAACCTCATGCCTAACCCTAAAACTGGTACTGTAACGATGGATGTTACTAAAGCGATTGAAGAAATCAAAGCTGGTAAAGTAACTTACCGTGCTGAAAAAGCTGGTATCGTTCACGTTGCAATTGGTAAAGTATCATTCTCAGCTGAAAAATTAGTTGAAAACTTTAAAGCGATTAACTCAGTTATCACTGCTGCTAAACCAGCAACTGCTAAAGGAACTTACATCGAAAGTTTGACAGTTACAACTACATTTGGTCCTGGTATCAAAGTAGATCCAAACTTCTAATCATTAGGTTATTTGAAAGTCCCCTTTTTGGGGGCTTTTTTTGTATCTGCCGACTACTTAACTTATTTTGTCATATAAAATAGTTGACAATTAAAGTTTACAGTTGTAAACTTTAATTATAAGGCAACCTAACATGCCAGTAATTAAGGGAGGTACAAATGAAGAAGCAAGAAGAAAAAGATTACATACCAGATCAACATGGTCATGGTGGACACCATCATAGTGGTCAGATGCACCATATGGACATGGAGATGACGCACGCTACTGAAGAGATGCATGGTGAGATGGATCACGCCATGATGCACATGGGGAATTTGAAACAGAAATTTTTCATATCTCTTATTTTGGCCATACCAATTTTATTATTGTCACCAATGATGGGGCTTGATTTACCTTTTTCTTTCCAGTTTAATGGGTCTGAATGGCTTGTTTTAGGACTAGCAACGCTACTCTATTTTTATGGTGGCATGCCCTTTTTATCAGGCGCAAAAATGGAATTGGCAATGAAAAATCCAGCGATGATGACATTAATTGCCCTTGGTATTTCGGTCTCATATTTTTACAGTTTATATGCCTTCATTCAAAACAATATATTAGCGCACAGTGAACACGTCATGGATTTTTTCTGGGAACTTGCTAGCCTAATTGTGATTATGCTTTTAGGACATTGGATAGAGATGCACGCAGTTGCAAAAGCAGGAAATGCCGTTCAAAAAATTGCGGAACTACTACCAAATGAAGCAAAAATAATTGATGATAAAGGTAACCTGTCAAATGTTGCTTTGGCCAAAGTGATAACGGGTCAAAAGATATTAGTTTCAGCGGGCGATAAGATACCGACTGATGGCATTGTAATCTCTGGTGAGACAACGATTAATGAATCGATGATTACAGGAGAAGCTAAATTAGTCAGTAAATCTGTTGGTAGTCAGGTGATTGGTGGTTCTGTGAATGGGTCAGGAACGATTAGCATCGAGGTGACTGCAACCGGTGAATCAGGCTATTTATCACAGGTGATAAAATTAGTCCAGGATGCACAAGGTGATAAATCAAAAATTGAGTCCCTATCAGATAGGGTAGCAAAATACCTCTTCTACATCGCCGTTTTTGTTAGCTTGATCACTTTTCTTGCTTGGCTATTGATTACCCAAAATGCAAATGTAGCATTAGAGAGAATGGTCACGGTACTGATCATTGCTTGTCCACATGCACTTGGTTTGGCCATTCCATTGGTTACTGCTCGCTCAACATCTCTAGCTGCACAAAATGGGTTGTTGCTCAAAAATCGTAAGGCGCTTGAGCAGGCACATAAAATCAGGGCTGTTATGATGGATAAAACTGGGACATTAACTGATGGTAACTTTACCGTGCTGAGTTACCAAAGTCTTGATAAGAGATATAGCGATGACGGGATACTTGAGATGATGGCTGCCCTAGAACAAAGTAGTACACACCCACTTGCCTTTAGTATACTTGAGAGAGCAAAAGCGTTGGGGGATCTATACCAAAAGCAGAAAACTTGAAAAATATTGCTGGTACTGGGATCTCGGCTACTTTGGATGGTAAAGAAGTAAAGCTTGTTAATCTAAGATATCTCAAGGAAGCACATATTGCTTATGATCAAGCATTGATTGAAAAAGTTGAGAATCAGGGCAATTCAATGAGTTTATTGCTCGTTAACAATCAACTAGTTGGTCTTGTTGTGCAGGGTGATCAAATCAAACCTGAAGCAAAACAAGCAATCACGCAGTTTAAGAAAATGGGCATTGAGCCTATTATGTTGACAGGTGATAACAAAAACGCTGCTAAAAGGGTGGCTGACTTGCTCGGGATTGACACTTTCAAAGCAGCATTAAAACCAGAGGATAAAGAGGCGACCATCCGTCAATACCAAGAACAAGGCAAGCCTGTTATGATGGTTGGGGATGGGATTAATGATGCACCTAGCCTCGTTCGGGCTAATATTGGTATTGCCATAGGGGCAGGCACTGATATCGCAGTTGACGCTGCTGATGTCGTGCTAGTCAAAAGCAATCCAAATGACAGTGTACAATTTTTAAAGCTAGCACGACATACAACATCAAAAATGAAGCAGAATCTTTGGTGGGGTGCAGGCTATAATCTTGTTGCAATCCCGCTAGCAGCTGGCGTACTTGCATTTGCTGGTATCGTACTAAGTCCTGCATTTGGTGCAGTGTTAATGTCATTAAGTACTGTGATTGTTGCAATCAATGCACTGCTACTTCGAATTAATTAAAAAATGCGTTTGTATCATCGTACAAACGCATTTTTTACTAGTCTGTTATATTTTTTGAACATATAAAAAGAGGTAGCTACATTAGCTACCTCATGTTCATATTTTGATATTAGTTAGCTTTAGCAGCTAATGCTTCAGCGAAAGCTTCTAGTTTAGTGATGTCAGCTTCTTCGGCAGCAAGGTCAACTTTGACGCTATCAGCACCTTTTGTTGCTGATGTTTTTGCAAACGCAGCTTCGAAGTCATCTACTGATTTACAGAACTCATCGTAGAATGTATCACCTGAACCAACAACACCGAAGATTTTACCTGTTAGATCTAGGTCTTGTAAATCGTCGTAAAAATCAACAATCTCATCAGGTAACTCACCATCACCATAAGTATAAGATGCAACGATTACGACGTCGGCTTCTTGAAAGTCAGATGCATCAACAGTTGTACACTCATCTATATCAACTTCTAGACCGAGTGCTTCAAGTTTTTCCGCTACAACATCAGCGATTTCTTCAGTATTCCCAGTCATACTTGCGTATACAATCTTAGCTAAAGCCATTATAATCTCCAATTTTTAATTTTATATTAAAGAAATTATACCAAATTTACCTGAAAAATCAAGTTTTCTGCTTGTTTTCTACTATTTTTCAGTATTTATATACGATAGTGACACAATGAGGTCATGTTGTTCAAAAATGCTATCTTTTACAACAATAAAGAGACATTTACCGATAATAACGCTACTAAAGCGATAGTAAATTTGCTAAAATAAGAGTAGCCTAAAAAACAGAAGGATAGTTTATAAAAAATGATAACATTAAAATCACCAAGAGAAATTGCCATGATGCAAGATGCATCTGACGTACTAGCAGGTATTCACATCGGATTACGTGAGATAATTAAGCCAGGCGTTGATATGTGGGATATTGAGCAGTATGTTCGCCGTGTATGTAAAGAAAAAAATGCCATTCCACTCCAAATCGGCGTGGATGAAGGGAATGTTAACCCTTACCCTTATGCGACTTGTTGCTGCCTAAACGATGAGGTGGCACATAGCTTTCCTCGTAAGGGGCATATCCTTAAGTCGGGTGACTTAATCAAAGTAGATATGGTCATCGGAACAGGTGGCGGTATTGATATGAGCCGGGCGAATTTTGATGATGGCATGGCCATGAAAGAGCTAGCAGATAACTTTACTGGTGGTGTTGCTGACTCTTGTTGGGCCTATGCAGTGGGTGACGTATCTGATGAAATCAAGCAACTCATGGCGGTGACTAAGGAAAGTCTGTATCGTGGTATCGAAATGGCGCAAGTCGGTAATCGTATTGGTGATATCGGGCATGCTATTCAAGCTTACGCTGAAAGTTTTGGTTATGGCGTGGTTCGGGATCTTGTAGGGCATGGTGTTGGACCAACGATGCATGAAGAACCGATGGTGCCACATTACGGAACACCTGGTAAAGGACTTCGTCTAAGAGAAGGCATGGTATTGACCATTGAGCCAATGATCAATACCGGAGACTGGGAAATCGATCATCCGTCAAACGAGCGTGGCTATACAACACTTGATGGCAGTCTTTCATGTCAGTATGAGCATCAATTCGTCATCACTAAAAATGGGCCTGTTATCTTGACAAGCCAGGGCGAGGAAGGCACTTATTAAATCGTGGGGAGCAGCAGAGGGGGAGGCTAAACTTGTATGAAAGCGTTAATCAAGAAAATTTTAGCATCTGAGCGTCTGACTTATTTTCTGGCTTTTTACAAGTCAGCCGAGATGAATTTATCCAGTATTGCGGTCGCGTACTACTTACTGCTATCACTTTTTCCTTTGCTCATGATCATTGGGAATATTCTCCCGTTTCTAAATCTGGATACAGCAGTTATTCTAGGCTTGTTGCAGGATAATTTACCGAGCCAACTGTACACAACGGTTGCTAGCATCGTTGAAAATATCTTATCAAGACCGAGTGCGGGTCTCTTGTCAGTCTCAGTCATCACTGCTTTTTGGACGTTTTCAAAAGCCATGACAAGTCTGCAGATGGCCATGAATAAGTCATATGGTGTCAAGGATCATAGGGATTTCCTAGTCGGCCATTTCTTTTCAATTCTAGCTAGTTTAGCGATCATTATTTTTCTATTTGTTGCTGTTTTCCTATCAACTTTTGGGCAACTGGTGCTTGACCGTATCTATCGGTCTATCCAATTTGATAAGCACTTATATGCAGCATTACATAATATGACGATACCAGCTGTTGCGCTAACCGTTTTTTGTGCTTTGTCCTTGCTTTATTTTATCATGCCAAATGTTAAGATTCGCAAGTTCAAATATGTCTTGCCTGGTGCATTATTTTCGACTTTTGTTCTGACATTTTTAACAAATGTCTTTGGAAAATATATTGGTCGGACAACAGAGGCGATGCAAGACTTTAAAATTGTTGGTAGTTTAGTTGTCTTCGGTCTCATGCTCTGGTTCATCTTTATTGCCAAAGTCTTGATATTCGGTGCCATTTTAAATGCTGTATATTTGAAACGCAATAGTAAGATTGAAACAAGACGTGGGGAAATCGTAGATATCATCAAGAGTGTCAATAGTAAAAAAAATGAAGAAAAATCCAGCTCATGATGAGCCGGATTTTTTGTATCTTCTTTATTTTTTTGTGAAAATCAAAAACTTTGAAAAAATATAATTCAAAATAATGGTGAGCACCTGTAAAAATAGACTGAGGACAAAGACGCTTTGTTTCAAGTTCAAGGAAAGGGTCTTAACTAAGAGCTGAGGATGCCTATCTACAAAGTACCAATTTGCTATCACCGACAATAAAAGGACAAGTAGTCTGCTGATAACAAACTTAATAAATTCATGCAAGACCTTATTTGATGTTTTTTCAAATACCCATCGTTTATTTGTAAAAAAAGCAAATAGAATTGAGACCCCTTGAGCAACGATTTCGGAGATAACGCCACTTCCTGTAGCAGAAAATAGGAGCATCTTAATGATAAAATAAACGATCGTTGTCCCAACACCAGCAATAAGGTAGGTGACGATTTGCTGACTTGCAACGTTTTTAAGGCTATGTTTCATGTTAAAAAGTATATCATTATTAAGGGGAATTTGCTATACTAGATATTGCTTGTAACGAGCCCTTCGTACTTTCTCACTTTGACGGAGCATATTAAAATCGCGGGAGCGATAAAGGAGATTCATTTGAATAAAATTAAAGTTATTGACATGGTTCAGATAGCAGTTGTTGCTGCGCTCTATGTCATCGTGACAGTTGTCCTGGGGCCGCTTGGCTCTGGTGCAATTCAGTTTCGGCTATCCGAGCTATTTAACTTCTTAGCCTTCTACAATAAGAAATATATTTGGGCAGTCACTATAGGCTGTGTCATCTCAAACTATATATCGAGTACCCTGATTGATGTCTTTGTCGGCAGTCTGTCAACCTTATTATTTGTAACATTGGGCGTATACCTGTTTAAAAGATACATGCAGCAAGACATCCTGGGTGGGTTAACAAATAAAGCATTTCTCTATTTTGCCATCTTCTTTTCATTGACCATGGTGACAGTTGCAGCAGAACTTAGCATTATGTTCGATTTACCCTTCTTTTTAACTTGGTTGACCACTGGCCTGGGTGAGTTAGTTTCCTTGCTTATCGGCAGTGTGATCGTTGTTCAAGTTTCAAAACGGATAGATTTAACAAAATAGGTGTATAATGTAGCTATGACACTATATGATTATACAGTAAAAAATAATAAAGGGGAGCAAGTCTCCTTATCAGCCTATAAAGGGCAAACACTTCTCATTGTCAATACGGCTACCGGATGTGGTTTTACGCCGCAGTATAAGGGATTGCAGGACTTATATGATACCTATAAAGATCAAGGCTTTACGATCTTAGATTTTCCGTGTAATCAATTTGGTGATCAAGCGCCAGGCAGTGCGGCAGAGATTGCTGAATTTTGTGAGTTACGTTATCATACGACCTTTCCTCAGTTCGCAAAAATTGATGTCAATGGTCAAACTGCTGACCCGCTATATACCTACTTAAAAAGTAAAAAAACGGGTGCCTTGACCGCAGATATTAAATGGAATTTTACAAAATTTCTTGTTGATAAGTCAGGTCAAGTTGTCAAGCGCTATGGGTCAGCTAAAAAGCCAGAGAACATTGCAAAGGATTTAATAGACATACTTTAAACGCTCATTTGGGCGTTTTTATGTTATAATAAAAACTATAGTAAGCGCTTTCTAAAACAGTTTAAGAATAAAGGAGACGATGTATGAACAAAGCACAGATGGTCTATAAACTTAAGCAACTTGGGCATAATCAAGAGAAGATTGCAGAGATTTTTATTGGCAATAAAGAGTTTCATCGGGCTGAGATTGCACAAACAAAACATATCATGTATGAAAACTTTGCTGAACTTCTAGAGCATTGGCTGGAAGACGAAAAAGAAGCAGAGGAAATGACAGCATAAAAAAAGATGCAAGTGAAAATCTTGCATCTTTTTTGATTGACCTGCTGCTAGGGATTTCTCAAAGTATCACTATAAAAAGGCTATAGCGTTACTGAACCCAATAAAGGATTTGAGGACGCTTGAATTGAATTATTTCTGTAATTTGTTACACTATAGGTATATGATCAAACAACAATTTTATGTATTTAGTATTGGTACGATAATCTATGCCTGGTTTTTTGCAGATGCTTTGTTTACAGGGCAATCTTTTTTGACTGGATTTTGGAGTCTTCTTTTGATTCGTAAGGCGTTTATTGCCTATAAAGCAGACAAATGGATTAGATTAAATATCAAGAATTAAGCCTGTCTGAAACAGATGAGCATAATAAAACAAGCTCTGAGAAAGATAAGCTCAGAGCCATTTTTTTAAGGAAATCTCTCCAGAAGAAAGAACTTTTATGAGGCCACCAGTGTTGACAATTAGCTCGCCTGTTTCTGTCAGATCTGTTGCTGTGCCACTTATTAGCTGACCATTTTCTTCGAATTCGACTGTCTTACCAAGGATGAAAGAGTGGGCGTGGTAAATGTTGAAAAAGGCATCATCAGATCTTAGTTTGTCAAATTGAGTCCATATTTCTGCAATCAAGTCACTGCGTGTGATCGTGGGCGCATCATCCGAAAATAGTGAGCTAGCTTTCTCCCTTAAGTCGATCGGCAAGTCAAAACTGTTGAAGTTTAAGCCGATGCCGATGACAATTTGCTGACTAGACATCAGATACTCAACTAGGACACCTGCTATTTTTTTATTGTCGAGATAAATATCGTTAACCCATTTGATTTGAGGGTTTTTATTTGTTAGATTTTCTATAGCAGTCACGATAGCAGCAGCTGTTAAAATCGTGTAGTTTTTGACTTCCTCAGATACGTTGAGAACAAGTGACATGTAGATACCGTTGCCTTTAGAGGCGAGATATTGTCTCCCAAAACGGCCACGGGCATTGGTCTGCATATCAGCGATAAATAATTTTTTATCGACGAGGTCGTTTTTTGCGTCAAGCTGAGTTGATGCGCTACTTTCGACAGCAGAAGCTGTGACTAGCCAAGGATTTTTTTCAAGAATATTGTTAATGTCTATCATGTTTAAATTATATCATGGAATTATCCGGAAATGATGGCGAAATGCACAATGAAGTGGTAGAATAGGACTGTTACTTTCCGAAGGTGGCGCTAACCTTTCCATAGCGCCGTTTCCTGTAACCTAAATAGAAAGAAAAGTAGGGGAAAAATTATGTCAGAGAAAAACTTATTTACAAGTGAGAGTGTGTCAGAAGGACATCCAGATAAGATT
Proteins encoded in this region:
- the rplA gene encoding 50S ribosomal protein L1, whose product is MAKKSKQLRAALEKVEATKVYTAEEAIALAQETNFAKFDATVEVAYNLNIDVKKADQQIRGAMVLPNGTGKTAKVLVFAKGEKAEEAKAAGADYVGEMEYVEKINGGWFDFDVVVATPDMMAVVGRLGRVLGPRNLMPNPKTGTVTMDVTKAIEEIKAGKVTYRAEKAGIVHVAIGKVSFSAEKLVENFKAINSVITAAKPATAKGTYIESLTVTTTFGPGIKVDPNF
- a CDS encoding glutathione peroxidase; the protein is MTLYDYTVKNNKGEQVSLSAYKGQTLLIVNTATGCGFTPQYKGLQDLYDTYKDQGFTILDFPCNQFGDQAPGSAAEIAEFCELRYHTTFPQFAKIDVNGQTADPLYTYLKSKKTGALTADIKWNFTKFLVDKSGQVVKRYGSAKKPENIAKDLIDIL
- a CDS encoding QueT transporter family protein, translating into MNKIKVIDMVQIAVVAALYVIVTVVLGPLGSGAIQFRLSELFNFLAFYNKKYIWAVTIGCVISNYISSTLIDVFVGSLSTLLFVTLGVYLFKRYMQQDILGGLTNKAFLYFAIFFSLTMVTVAAELSIMFDLPFFLTWLTTGLGELVSLLIGSVIVVQVSKRIDLTK
- a CDS encoding flavodoxin — protein: MALAKIVYASMTGNTEEIADVVAEKLEALGLEVDIDECTTVDASDFQEADVVIVASYTYGDGELPDEIVDFYDDLQDLDLTGKIFGVVGSGDTFYDEFCKSVDDFEAAFAKTSATKGADSVKVDLAAEEADITKLEAFAEALAAKAN
- a CDS encoding biotin--[acetyl-CoA-carboxylase] ligase translates to MIDINNILEKNPWLVTASAVESSASTQLDAKNDLVDKKLFIADMQTNARGRFGRQYLASKGNGIYMSLVLNVSEEVKNYTILTAAAIVTAIENLTNKNPQIKWVNDIYLDNKKIAGVLVEYLMSSQQIVIGIGLNFNSFDLPIDLREKASSLFSDDAPTITRSDLIAEIWTQFDKLRSDDAFFNIYHAHSFILGKTVEFEENGQLISGTATDLTETGELIVNTGGLIKVLSSGEISLKKWL
- the rplK gene encoding 50S ribosomal protein L11 — its product is MAKEVQNIVKLQIPAGKATPAPPVGPALGQAGVNIMGFTKEFNARTADQAGMIIPVVISVYEDKSFTFVTKTPPAAILLKKAAGVEKGSGTPNTVKVATVTKAQVQQIAETKMEDLNASSVESAMRMIEGTARSMGFTVEG
- a CDS encoding YihY/virulence factor BrkB family protein, whose amino-acid sequence is MKALIKKILASERLTYFLAFYKSAEMNLSSIAVAYYLLLSLFPLLMIIGNILPFLNLDTAVILGLLQDNLPSQLYTTVASIVENILSRPSAGLLSVSVITAFWTFSKAMTSLQMAMNKSYGVKDHRDFLVGHFFSILASLAIIIFLFVAVFLSTFGQLVLDRIYRSIQFDKHLYAALHNMTIPAVALTVFCALSLLYFIMPNVKIRKFKYVLPGALFSTFVLTFLTNVFGKYIGRTTEAMQDFKIVGSLVVFGLMLWFIFIAKVLIFGAILNAVYLKRNSKIETRRGEIVDIIKSVNSKKNEEKSSS
- a CDS encoding DUF3272 family protein, with amino-acid sequence MIKQQFYVFSIGTIIYAWFFADALFTGQSFLTGFWSLLLIRKAFIAYKADKWIRLNIKN
- a CDS encoding methionyl aminopeptidase, with protein sequence MITLKSPREIAMMQDASDVLAGIHIGLREIIKPGVDMWDIEQYVRRVCKEKNAIPLQIGVDEGNVNPYPYATCCCLNDEVAHSFPRKGHILKSGDLIKVDMVIGTGGGIDMSRANFDDGMAMKELADNFTGGVADSCWAYAVGDVSDEIKQLMAVTKESLYRGIEMAQVGNRIGDIGHAIQAYAESFGYGVVRDLVGHGVGPTMHEEPMVPHYGTPGKGLRLREGMVLTIEPMINTGDWEIDHPSNERGYTTLDGSLSCQYEHQFVITKNGPVILTSQGEEGTY
- a CDS encoding GtrA family protein; its protein translation is MKHSLKNVASQQIVTYLIAGVGTTIVYFIIKMLLFSATGSGVISEIVAQGVSILFAFFTNKRWVFEKTSNKVLHEFIKFVISRLLVLLLSVIANWYFVDRHPQLLVKTLSLNLKQSVFVLSLFLQVLTIILNYIFSKFLIFTKK